The following coding sequences are from one Brienomyrus brachyistius isolate T26 chromosome 2, BBRACH_0.4, whole genome shotgun sequence window:
- the smarcad1a gene encoding SWI/SNF-related matrix-associated actin-dependent regulator of chromatin subfamily A containing DEAD/H box 1A isoform X1 produces the protein MSFNLERFRCRGNERKRKHLALTQDRRGSAKSKQDKENTPSSTAQGTMQGQQTAEPDCQAPVLKTSVQTVEDWEEGEASREWCTGDEEMEEVIRTPSPLDLTLASCLTRQTDKGSAQKRKHGSVDSGNSEESGNEMERPNKKKKKKKDTSMAGVYSGDSEDNDNEMERPSKKKDTSMAGVYSGDSEENDNEMERLGKKNTSMAGVYSGDSEDNDNEMERLGKKNTSMAGVYTGDSEDNDNEMERLGKKKNASMAGVYSGDSEENDNEMERPGKKNTSMAGVYSGDSEENDNEMERPGKKKKKDTSMAGVYSGDSEENDNEMERPGKKKKKNASMAGVYSGDSEENDNEMERPGKKNTSMAGVYSGDSEDNDNEMERPGKKKKQDTATAGATIPHSSAFQVAPSGRDKKKPSLVNGRIMVRKLQMAAPEPDGDVRKPNPGKKGPSLVDQGILVRKLQKAFPELDREELRDILQQHNWNMEQALDELYLSSDLDESPSCPEVRVRRPVVQQPVTGAQGAGERADPPAVAKKAGMKVTAAKAKVARRKGRGQTAADSYASTSEEEGSRDFEGSLDDDSDGGGNMDSELKAGIVEFFQQASVDELSLIRSCSRTKAQKIMQLRPFCSWRDLERAFHRGNQLSYKLLSGCKVVLKERRMVLEVMKNCEAIAGKMMKDLALLIQRGAASYSQPTVLNSKMQLKPFQLVGLHWLTLLHQNKLSGILADEMGLGKTVQTISFLASLYQAGLKGPHLITVPASTLGNWVRELSLWCPKLKVLTYQGNMEERRYLRRNILRRQVDFNVIISTYNMTIGCSGDRGLFKKLKLQYAVFDEGHLLKNMDTVRYFHLMEINAQYRLLLTGTPLQNNLLELMSLLNFIMPSVFSSSTSQIAKLFSAKSSEHGSFEKDRIAHAKLLLKPFILRRVKSEVLKQLPAKVEKVELCPMSEKQQKLYSTLLVTLKSSATSEPKVLKTMMMQLRKMANHPLLHRQYYTNEKLAAMSQLMLKEATHHDANPTLIQEDMEVMSDFELHRLCQQYPILESYELQMDLLCDSGKFALLTELLASLKQKGDRVVLFSQFTMMLDIMETFLQHLGHSFIRLDGSTPVADRIVLIDKYNNNSEIFVFLLSTRAGKEGINLASANVVILHDIDLNPYNDKQAEDRCHRVGQTRTVQVFRLVSQESIEVNLLQISQRKLKLEQDVTAAEEGKQGNLSEDMASLLKTVLGL, from the exons ATGAGTTTTAATTTGGAAAGGTTTCGGTGCCGAGGGAATGAACGCAAAAGGAAACATCTGGCACTGACTCAGGATCGCCGCGGCTCTGCAAAATCCAAGCAGGACAAAGAAAACACACCAA GCTCCACAGCCCAGGGAACGATGCAAGGACAGCAGACAGCAGAGCCTGACTGCCAAGCCCCAGTGTTAAA GACGTCTGTACAGACTGTGGAGGActgggaggagggggaggcCTCCAGAGAGTGGTGCACAGGTGACGAGGAGATGGAGGAG gTAATCAGAACCCCAAGCCCCCTGGATCTAACCTTGGCTTCCTGCTTGAcgaggcagacagacaaag GGTCAGCCCAGAAGCGGAAGCACGGCAGTGTTGACAGCGGCAACTCTGAGGAAAGCGGAAATGAAATGGAGAGACccaacaagaagaagaagaagaagaaggacaCGTCTATGGCTGGTGTTTACAGTGGCGACTCTGAGGACAACGACAATGAAATGGAGAGACCCAGCAAGAAGAAGGACACGTCTATGGCTGGTGTTTACAGTGGCGACTCTGAGGAAAACGACAATGAAATGGAGAGACTCGGGAAGAAGAACACGTCTATGGCTGGTGTTTACAGTGGCGACTCTGAGGACAACGACAATGAAATGGAGAGACTCGGGAAGAAGAACACGTCTATGGCTGGTGTTTACACTGGCGACTCTGAGGACAACGACAATGAAATGGAGAGACTCGGGAAGAAGAAGAACGCGTCTATGGCTGGTGTTTACAGTGGCGACTCTGAAGAAAACGACAATGAAATGGAGAGACCCGGGAAGAAGAACACGTCTATGGCTGGTGTTTACAGTGGCGACTCTGAGGAAAACGACAATGAAATGGAGAGACccgggaagaagaagaagaaggacaCGTCTATGGCTGGTGTTTACAGTGGCGACTCTGAGGAAAACGACAATGAAATGGAGAGACccgggaagaagaagaagaagaacgcGTCTATGGCTGGTGTTTACAGTGGCGACTCTGAAGAAAATGACAATGAAATGGAGAGACCCGGGAAGAAGAACACGTCTATGGCTGGTGTTTACAGTGGCGACTCTGAGGACAACGACAATGAAATGGAGAGACCCGGCAAGAAGAAGAAGCAGGACACCGCGACGGCTGGTGCCACCATTCCTCATTCTTCAGCATTCCAG GTGGCTCCGTCAGGCCGAGACAAGAAGAAGCCATCTTTGGTCAATGGGCGAATTATGGTCAGAAAGCTGCAGATGGCTGCTCCTGAGCCGGACGGGGATGTGCGAAAGCCGAACCCAGGCAAGAAGGGGCCGTCCTTAGTGGATCAGGGAATTTTGGTCAGAAAGCTGCAGAAGGCCTTTCCTGAGCTCGACAGGGAG GAGCTGCGAGACATACTGCAGCAACACAACTGGAACATGGAGCAGGCCCTGGACGAGCTGTACCTATCCTCCGATCTGG ACGAGTcgcccagctgtcctgaagtcCGCGTGAGACGTCCTGTCGTACAGCAGCCTGTCACCGGGGCTCAGGGGGCGGGCGAGAGGGCCGACCCCCCCGCTGTCGCCAAAAAGGCCGGCATGAAGGTTACTGCAGCCAAAGCCAAGGTGGCCAGGCGGAAGGGGCGGGGCCAAACGGCCGCGGATTCGTATGCCAGCACGTCGGAGGAAGAGGGCAGCAGGGATTTTGAGGGCTCATTGGATGACGACTCGGACGGGGGGGGCAACATGGACTCAGAGCTGAAAGCAGGCATCGTGGAATTCTTCCAGCAGGCCTCAGTGGACGAGCTGTCGCTCATCCGCTCATGCTCTCGGACGAAGGCGCAGAAGATCATGCAGCTGCGGCCTTTTTGCTCGTGGCGTGACCTG GAGAGGGCGTTCCATAGGGGAAACCAGCTCTCCTACAAACTCCTGTCAGGTTGCAAGGTGGTGCTGAAGGAGCGACGGATGGTGCTGGAAGTGATGAAAAATTGTGAGGCCATCGCCGGCAAGATGATGAAGGACTTAGCATTGCTCATCCAGAGaggtgctgcctcctacagtCAGCCTACCGTTCTCAACAGCAA GATGCAGCTGAAGCCTTTCCAGCTGGTTGGCCTGCACTGGCTAACCCTACTTCACCAGAACAAGCTGAGCGGGATCCTCGCTGACGAGATG GGTTTAGGGAAGACCGTCCAGACCATCTCCTTCCTTGCCAGCCTGTACCAGGCGGGCCTCAAGGGACCCCACCTCATCACCGTGCCAGCCTCCACCCTAG GTAACTGGGTGCGTGAGCTGAGCCTGTGGTGTCCCAAGCTGAAGGTGCTGACTTACCAAG GTAATATGGAGGAGCGTAGATACCTACGACGTAACATACTCCGCCGGCAGGTGGACTTCAACGTTATTATTTCCAC GTACAACATGACCATCGGATGCTCGGGCGACCGCGGTCTCTTCAAGAAACTGAAGTTGCAGTATGCTGTGTTCGATGAGGGCCACTTGCTGAAGAACATGGACACAGTGCGCTACTTTCACCTCATGGAAATCAAT GCACAGTACCGGCTGCTCCTTACAGGGACCCCCCTGCAGAACAACCTCCTGGAGCTGATGTCACTACTGAACTTCATCATGCCCTCCGTGTTCTCCAGCAGTACTTCTCAGATCGCCAAGTTATTCTCAGCG AAATCTTCAGAGCACGGCAGCTTTGAGAAGGACAGGATTGCTCATGCCAAACTCCTCTTGAAGCCCTTCATCCTGAGAAGAGTCAAGAGCGAG GTCCTGAAACAGCTGCCCGCTAAGGTGGAGAAGGTGGAGCTCTGTCCCATGAGTGAGAAGCAGCAGAAACTCTACAGCACCCTCCTGGTGACGCTAAAGTCTTCTGCCACCAGCGAGC CAAAGGTGCTGAAAACCATGATGATGCAGCTGAGGAAGATGGCGAACCACCCCCTGCTCCACCGACAGTACTATACTAACGAGAAGCTTGCAGCTATGAGTCAACTCATGCTcaag GAGGCCACGCACCACGATGCCAACCCCACCCTCATCCAGGAGGACATGGAGGTGATGTCTGACTTTGAGTTGCACCGCCTGTGCCAGCAGTACCCCATCCTAGAGAGTTACGAGCTGCAGATGGATCTGCTGTGCGACTCGGGCAAGTTTGCCCTGCTCACAgaactgctggcttcactgAAACAGAAG gGGGACCGTGTGGTGCTCTTTAGCCAGTTCACAATGATGCTGGACATCATGGAAACCTTCCTTCAGCACCTGGGCCACAGCTTCATCCGCCTGGATGGCTCCACTCCCGTAGCAGACAG GATCGTATTGATCGACAAGTATAACAACAACTCGGAGATCTTTGTCTTCCTGCTGTCGACTCGGGCCGGCAAGGAGGGCATCAACCTGGCCTCAGCCAACGTAGTCATCCTTCACGATATCGACCTCAACCCTTACAATGACAAGCAGGCTGAGGACCGCTGTCATCGCGTGGGCCAGACCAG GACGGTGCAGGTGTTCAGATTGGTGAGCCAGGAATCCATTGAGGTCAACCTGCTGCAGATTAGCCAGAGGAAGCTGAAGTTGGAACAGGATGTGACTGCTGCTGAGGAAG GTAAACAGGGGAACTTGTCTGAGGACATGGCCTCTTTGCTGAAGACCGTTCTGGGCCTGTGA
- the smarcad1a gene encoding SWI/SNF-related matrix-associated actin-dependent regulator of chromatin subfamily A containing DEAD/H box 1A isoform X2 — MSFNLERFRCRGNERKRKHLALTQDRRGSAKSKQDKENTPSSTAQGTMQGQQTAEPDCQAPVLKTSVQTVEDWEEGEASREWCTGDEEMEEVIRTPSPLDLTLASCLTRQTDKGSAQKRKHGSVDSGNSEESGNEMERPNKKKKKDTSMAGVYSGDSEENDNEMERLGKKNTSMAGVYSGDSEDNDNEMERLGKKNTSMAGVYTGDSEDNDNEMERLGKKKNASMAGVYSGDSEENDNEMERPGKKNTSMAGVYSGDSEENDNEMERPGKKKKKDTSMAGVYSGDSEENDNEMERPGKKKKKNASMAGVYSGDSEENDNEMERPGKKNTSMAGVYSGDSEDNDNEMERPGKKKKQDTATAGATIPHSSAFQVAPSGRDKKKPSLVNGRIMVRKLQMAAPEPDGDVRKPNPGKKGPSLVDQGILVRKLQKAFPELDREELRDILQQHNWNMEQALDELYLSSDLDESPSCPEVRVRRPVVQQPVTGAQGAGERADPPAVAKKAGMKVTAAKAKVARRKGRGQTAADSYASTSEEEGSRDFEGSLDDDSDGGGNMDSELKAGIVEFFQQASVDELSLIRSCSRTKAQKIMQLRPFCSWRDLERAFHRGNQLSYKLLSGCKVVLKERRMVLEVMKNCEAIAGKMMKDLALLIQRGAASYSQPTVLNSKMQLKPFQLVGLHWLTLLHQNKLSGILADEMGLGKTVQTISFLASLYQAGLKGPHLITVPASTLGNWVRELSLWCPKLKVLTYQGNMEERRYLRRNILRRQVDFNVIISTYNMTIGCSGDRGLFKKLKLQYAVFDEGHLLKNMDTVRYFHLMEINAQYRLLLTGTPLQNNLLELMSLLNFIMPSVFSSSTSQIAKLFSAKSSEHGSFEKDRIAHAKLLLKPFILRRVKSEVLKQLPAKVEKVELCPMSEKQQKLYSTLLVTLKSSATSEPKVLKTMMMQLRKMANHPLLHRQYYTNEKLAAMSQLMLKEATHHDANPTLIQEDMEVMSDFELHRLCQQYPILESYELQMDLLCDSGKFALLTELLASLKQKGDRVVLFSQFTMMLDIMETFLQHLGHSFIRLDGSTPVADRIVLIDKYNNNSEIFVFLLSTRAGKEGINLASANVVILHDIDLNPYNDKQAEDRCHRVGQTRTVQVFRLVSQESIEVNLLQISQRKLKLEQDVTAAEEGKQGNLSEDMASLLKTVLGL; from the exons ATGAGTTTTAATTTGGAAAGGTTTCGGTGCCGAGGGAATGAACGCAAAAGGAAACATCTGGCACTGACTCAGGATCGCCGCGGCTCTGCAAAATCCAAGCAGGACAAAGAAAACACACCAA GCTCCACAGCCCAGGGAACGATGCAAGGACAGCAGACAGCAGAGCCTGACTGCCAAGCCCCAGTGTTAAA GACGTCTGTACAGACTGTGGAGGActgggaggagggggaggcCTCCAGAGAGTGGTGCACAGGTGACGAGGAGATGGAGGAG gTAATCAGAACCCCAAGCCCCCTGGATCTAACCTTGGCTTCCTGCTTGAcgaggcagacagacaaag GGTCAGCCCAGAAGCGGAAGCACGGCAGTGTTGACAGCGGCAACTCTGAGGAAAGCGGAAATGAAATGGAGAGACccaacaagaagaagaagaag GACACGTCTATGGCTGGTGTTTACAGTGGCGACTCTGAGGAAAACGACAATGAAATGGAGAGACTCGGGAAGAAGAACACGTCTATGGCTGGTGTTTACAGTGGCGACTCTGAGGACAACGACAATGAAATGGAGAGACTCGGGAAGAAGAACACGTCTATGGCTGGTGTTTACACTGGCGACTCTGAGGACAACGACAATGAAATGGAGAGACTCGGGAAGAAGAAGAACGCGTCTATGGCTGGTGTTTACAGTGGCGACTCTGAAGAAAACGACAATGAAATGGAGAGACCCGGGAAGAAGAACACGTCTATGGCTGGTGTTTACAGTGGCGACTCTGAGGAAAACGACAATGAAATGGAGAGACccgggaagaagaagaagaaggacaCGTCTATGGCTGGTGTTTACAGTGGCGACTCTGAGGAAAACGACAATGAAATGGAGAGACccgggaagaagaagaagaagaacgcGTCTATGGCTGGTGTTTACAGTGGCGACTCTGAAGAAAATGACAATGAAATGGAGAGACCCGGGAAGAAGAACACGTCTATGGCTGGTGTTTACAGTGGCGACTCTGAGGACAACGACAATGAAATGGAGAGACCCGGCAAGAAGAAGAAGCAGGACACCGCGACGGCTGGTGCCACCATTCCTCATTCTTCAGCATTCCAG GTGGCTCCGTCAGGCCGAGACAAGAAGAAGCCATCTTTGGTCAATGGGCGAATTATGGTCAGAAAGCTGCAGATGGCTGCTCCTGAGCCGGACGGGGATGTGCGAAAGCCGAACCCAGGCAAGAAGGGGCCGTCCTTAGTGGATCAGGGAATTTTGGTCAGAAAGCTGCAGAAGGCCTTTCCTGAGCTCGACAGGGAG GAGCTGCGAGACATACTGCAGCAACACAACTGGAACATGGAGCAGGCCCTGGACGAGCTGTACCTATCCTCCGATCTGG ACGAGTcgcccagctgtcctgaagtcCGCGTGAGACGTCCTGTCGTACAGCAGCCTGTCACCGGGGCTCAGGGGGCGGGCGAGAGGGCCGACCCCCCCGCTGTCGCCAAAAAGGCCGGCATGAAGGTTACTGCAGCCAAAGCCAAGGTGGCCAGGCGGAAGGGGCGGGGCCAAACGGCCGCGGATTCGTATGCCAGCACGTCGGAGGAAGAGGGCAGCAGGGATTTTGAGGGCTCATTGGATGACGACTCGGACGGGGGGGGCAACATGGACTCAGAGCTGAAAGCAGGCATCGTGGAATTCTTCCAGCAGGCCTCAGTGGACGAGCTGTCGCTCATCCGCTCATGCTCTCGGACGAAGGCGCAGAAGATCATGCAGCTGCGGCCTTTTTGCTCGTGGCGTGACCTG GAGAGGGCGTTCCATAGGGGAAACCAGCTCTCCTACAAACTCCTGTCAGGTTGCAAGGTGGTGCTGAAGGAGCGACGGATGGTGCTGGAAGTGATGAAAAATTGTGAGGCCATCGCCGGCAAGATGATGAAGGACTTAGCATTGCTCATCCAGAGaggtgctgcctcctacagtCAGCCTACCGTTCTCAACAGCAA GATGCAGCTGAAGCCTTTCCAGCTGGTTGGCCTGCACTGGCTAACCCTACTTCACCAGAACAAGCTGAGCGGGATCCTCGCTGACGAGATG GGTTTAGGGAAGACCGTCCAGACCATCTCCTTCCTTGCCAGCCTGTACCAGGCGGGCCTCAAGGGACCCCACCTCATCACCGTGCCAGCCTCCACCCTAG GTAACTGGGTGCGTGAGCTGAGCCTGTGGTGTCCCAAGCTGAAGGTGCTGACTTACCAAG GTAATATGGAGGAGCGTAGATACCTACGACGTAACATACTCCGCCGGCAGGTGGACTTCAACGTTATTATTTCCAC GTACAACATGACCATCGGATGCTCGGGCGACCGCGGTCTCTTCAAGAAACTGAAGTTGCAGTATGCTGTGTTCGATGAGGGCCACTTGCTGAAGAACATGGACACAGTGCGCTACTTTCACCTCATGGAAATCAAT GCACAGTACCGGCTGCTCCTTACAGGGACCCCCCTGCAGAACAACCTCCTGGAGCTGATGTCACTACTGAACTTCATCATGCCCTCCGTGTTCTCCAGCAGTACTTCTCAGATCGCCAAGTTATTCTCAGCG AAATCTTCAGAGCACGGCAGCTTTGAGAAGGACAGGATTGCTCATGCCAAACTCCTCTTGAAGCCCTTCATCCTGAGAAGAGTCAAGAGCGAG GTCCTGAAACAGCTGCCCGCTAAGGTGGAGAAGGTGGAGCTCTGTCCCATGAGTGAGAAGCAGCAGAAACTCTACAGCACCCTCCTGGTGACGCTAAAGTCTTCTGCCACCAGCGAGC CAAAGGTGCTGAAAACCATGATGATGCAGCTGAGGAAGATGGCGAACCACCCCCTGCTCCACCGACAGTACTATACTAACGAGAAGCTTGCAGCTATGAGTCAACTCATGCTcaag GAGGCCACGCACCACGATGCCAACCCCACCCTCATCCAGGAGGACATGGAGGTGATGTCTGACTTTGAGTTGCACCGCCTGTGCCAGCAGTACCCCATCCTAGAGAGTTACGAGCTGCAGATGGATCTGCTGTGCGACTCGGGCAAGTTTGCCCTGCTCACAgaactgctggcttcactgAAACAGAAG gGGGACCGTGTGGTGCTCTTTAGCCAGTTCACAATGATGCTGGACATCATGGAAACCTTCCTTCAGCACCTGGGCCACAGCTTCATCCGCCTGGATGGCTCCACTCCCGTAGCAGACAG GATCGTATTGATCGACAAGTATAACAACAACTCGGAGATCTTTGTCTTCCTGCTGTCGACTCGGGCCGGCAAGGAGGGCATCAACCTGGCCTCAGCCAACGTAGTCATCCTTCACGATATCGACCTCAACCCTTACAATGACAAGCAGGCTGAGGACCGCTGTCATCGCGTGGGCCAGACCAG GACGGTGCAGGTGTTCAGATTGGTGAGCCAGGAATCCATTGAGGTCAACCTGCTGCAGATTAGCCAGAGGAAGCTGAAGTTGGAACAGGATGTGACTGCTGCTGAGGAAG GTAAACAGGGGAACTTGTCTGAGGACATGGCCTCTTTGCTGAAGACCGTTCTGGGCCTGTGA
- the smarcad1a gene encoding SWI/SNF-related matrix-associated actin-dependent regulator of chromatin subfamily A containing DEAD/H box 1A isoform X3 produces MSFNLERFRCRGNERKRKHLALTQDRRGSAKSKQDKENTPSSTAQGTMQGQQTAEPDCQAPVLKTSVQTVEDWEEGEASREWCTGDEEMEEVIRTPSPLDLTLASCLTRQTDKGSAQKRKHGSVDSGNSEESGNEMERPNKKKKKKKDTSMAGVYSGDSEDNDNEMERPSKKKDTSMAGVYSGDSEENDNEMERLGKKNTSMAGVYSGDSEDNDNEMERLGKKNTSMAGVYTGDSEDNDNEMERLGKKKNASMAGVYSGDSEENDNEMERPGKKNTSMAGVYSGDSEENDNEMERPGKKKKKDTSMAGVYSGDSEENDNEMERPGKKKKKNASMAGVYSGDSEENDNEMERPGKKNTSMAGVYSGDSEDNDNEMERPGKKKKQDTATAGATIPHSSAFQVAPSGRDKKKPSLVNGRIMVRKLQMAAPEPDGDVRKPNPGKKGPSLVDQGILVRKLQKAFPELDREELRDILQQHNWNMEQALDELYLSSDLDESPSCPEVRVRRPVVQQPVTGAQGAGERADPPAVAKKAGMKVTAAKAKVARRKGRGQTAADSYASTSEEEGSRDFEGSLDDDSDGGGNMDSELKAGIVEFFQQASVDELSLIRSCSRTKAQKIMQLRPFCSWRDLERAFHRGNQLSYKLLSGCKVVLKERRMVLEVMKNCEAIAGKMMKDLALLIQRGAASYSQPTVLNSKMQLKPFQLVGLHWLTLLHQNKLSGILADEMGLGKTVQTISFLASLYQAGLKGPHLITVPASTLGNWVRELSLWCPKLKVLTYQGNMEERRYLRRNILRRQVDFNVIISTYNMTIGCSGDRGLFKKLKLQYAVFDEGHLLKNMDTVRYFHLMEINAQYRLLLTGTPLQNNLLELMSLLNFIMPSVFSSSTSQIAKLFSAVLKQLPAKVEKVELCPMSEKQQKLYSTLLVTLKSSATSEPKVLKTMMMQLRKMANHPLLHRQYYTNEKLAAMSQLMLKEATHHDANPTLIQEDMEVMSDFELHRLCQQYPILESYELQMDLLCDSGKFALLTELLASLKQKGDRVVLFSQFTMMLDIMETFLQHLGHSFIRLDGSTPVADRIVLIDKYNNNSEIFVFLLSTRAGKEGINLASANVVILHDIDLNPYNDKQAEDRCHRVGQTRTVQVFRLVSQESIEVNLLQISQRKLKLEQDVTAAEEGKQGNLSEDMASLLKTVLGL; encoded by the exons ATGAGTTTTAATTTGGAAAGGTTTCGGTGCCGAGGGAATGAACGCAAAAGGAAACATCTGGCACTGACTCAGGATCGCCGCGGCTCTGCAAAATCCAAGCAGGACAAAGAAAACACACCAA GCTCCACAGCCCAGGGAACGATGCAAGGACAGCAGACAGCAGAGCCTGACTGCCAAGCCCCAGTGTTAAA GACGTCTGTACAGACTGTGGAGGActgggaggagggggaggcCTCCAGAGAGTGGTGCACAGGTGACGAGGAGATGGAGGAG gTAATCAGAACCCCAAGCCCCCTGGATCTAACCTTGGCTTCCTGCTTGAcgaggcagacagacaaag GGTCAGCCCAGAAGCGGAAGCACGGCAGTGTTGACAGCGGCAACTCTGAGGAAAGCGGAAATGAAATGGAGAGACccaacaagaagaagaagaagaagaaggacaCGTCTATGGCTGGTGTTTACAGTGGCGACTCTGAGGACAACGACAATGAAATGGAGAGACCCAGCAAGAAGAAGGACACGTCTATGGCTGGTGTTTACAGTGGCGACTCTGAGGAAAACGACAATGAAATGGAGAGACTCGGGAAGAAGAACACGTCTATGGCTGGTGTTTACAGTGGCGACTCTGAGGACAACGACAATGAAATGGAGAGACTCGGGAAGAAGAACACGTCTATGGCTGGTGTTTACACTGGCGACTCTGAGGACAACGACAATGAAATGGAGAGACTCGGGAAGAAGAAGAACGCGTCTATGGCTGGTGTTTACAGTGGCGACTCTGAAGAAAACGACAATGAAATGGAGAGACCCGGGAAGAAGAACACGTCTATGGCTGGTGTTTACAGTGGCGACTCTGAGGAAAACGACAATGAAATGGAGAGACccgggaagaagaagaagaaggacaCGTCTATGGCTGGTGTTTACAGTGGCGACTCTGAGGAAAACGACAATGAAATGGAGAGACccgggaagaagaagaagaagaacgcGTCTATGGCTGGTGTTTACAGTGGCGACTCTGAAGAAAATGACAATGAAATGGAGAGACCCGGGAAGAAGAACACGTCTATGGCTGGTGTTTACAGTGGCGACTCTGAGGACAACGACAATGAAATGGAGAGACCCGGCAAGAAGAAGAAGCAGGACACCGCGACGGCTGGTGCCACCATTCCTCATTCTTCAGCATTCCAG GTGGCTCCGTCAGGCCGAGACAAGAAGAAGCCATCTTTGGTCAATGGGCGAATTATGGTCAGAAAGCTGCAGATGGCTGCTCCTGAGCCGGACGGGGATGTGCGAAAGCCGAACCCAGGCAAGAAGGGGCCGTCCTTAGTGGATCAGGGAATTTTGGTCAGAAAGCTGCAGAAGGCCTTTCCTGAGCTCGACAGGGAG GAGCTGCGAGACATACTGCAGCAACACAACTGGAACATGGAGCAGGCCCTGGACGAGCTGTACCTATCCTCCGATCTGG ACGAGTcgcccagctgtcctgaagtcCGCGTGAGACGTCCTGTCGTACAGCAGCCTGTCACCGGGGCTCAGGGGGCGGGCGAGAGGGCCGACCCCCCCGCTGTCGCCAAAAAGGCCGGCATGAAGGTTACTGCAGCCAAAGCCAAGGTGGCCAGGCGGAAGGGGCGGGGCCAAACGGCCGCGGATTCGTATGCCAGCACGTCGGAGGAAGAGGGCAGCAGGGATTTTGAGGGCTCATTGGATGACGACTCGGACGGGGGGGGCAACATGGACTCAGAGCTGAAAGCAGGCATCGTGGAATTCTTCCAGCAGGCCTCAGTGGACGAGCTGTCGCTCATCCGCTCATGCTCTCGGACGAAGGCGCAGAAGATCATGCAGCTGCGGCCTTTTTGCTCGTGGCGTGACCTG GAGAGGGCGTTCCATAGGGGAAACCAGCTCTCCTACAAACTCCTGTCAGGTTGCAAGGTGGTGCTGAAGGAGCGACGGATGGTGCTGGAAGTGATGAAAAATTGTGAGGCCATCGCCGGCAAGATGATGAAGGACTTAGCATTGCTCATCCAGAGaggtgctgcctcctacagtCAGCCTACCGTTCTCAACAGCAA GATGCAGCTGAAGCCTTTCCAGCTGGTTGGCCTGCACTGGCTAACCCTACTTCACCAGAACAAGCTGAGCGGGATCCTCGCTGACGAGATG GGTTTAGGGAAGACCGTCCAGACCATCTCCTTCCTTGCCAGCCTGTACCAGGCGGGCCTCAAGGGACCCCACCTCATCACCGTGCCAGCCTCCACCCTAG GTAACTGGGTGCGTGAGCTGAGCCTGTGGTGTCCCAAGCTGAAGGTGCTGACTTACCAAG GTAATATGGAGGAGCGTAGATACCTACGACGTAACATACTCCGCCGGCAGGTGGACTTCAACGTTATTATTTCCAC GTACAACATGACCATCGGATGCTCGGGCGACCGCGGTCTCTTCAAGAAACTGAAGTTGCAGTATGCTGTGTTCGATGAGGGCCACTTGCTGAAGAACATGGACACAGTGCGCTACTTTCACCTCATGGAAATCAAT GCACAGTACCGGCTGCTCCTTACAGGGACCCCCCTGCAGAACAACCTCCTGGAGCTGATGTCACTACTGAACTTCATCATGCCCTCCGTGTTCTCCAGCAGTACTTCTCAGATCGCCAAGTTATTCTCAGCG GTCCTGAAACAGCTGCCCGCTAAGGTGGAGAAGGTGGAGCTCTGTCCCATGAGTGAGAAGCAGCAGAAACTCTACAGCACCCTCCTGGTGACGCTAAAGTCTTCTGCCACCAGCGAGC CAAAGGTGCTGAAAACCATGATGATGCAGCTGAGGAAGATGGCGAACCACCCCCTGCTCCACCGACAGTACTATACTAACGAGAAGCTTGCAGCTATGAGTCAACTCATGCTcaag GAGGCCACGCACCACGATGCCAACCCCACCCTCATCCAGGAGGACATGGAGGTGATGTCTGACTTTGAGTTGCACCGCCTGTGCCAGCAGTACCCCATCCTAGAGAGTTACGAGCTGCAGATGGATCTGCTGTGCGACTCGGGCAAGTTTGCCCTGCTCACAgaactgctggcttcactgAAACAGAAG gGGGACCGTGTGGTGCTCTTTAGCCAGTTCACAATGATGCTGGACATCATGGAAACCTTCCTTCAGCACCTGGGCCACAGCTTCATCCGCCTGGATGGCTCCACTCCCGTAGCAGACAG GATCGTATTGATCGACAAGTATAACAACAACTCGGAGATCTTTGTCTTCCTGCTGTCGACTCGGGCCGGCAAGGAGGGCATCAACCTGGCCTCAGCCAACGTAGTCATCCTTCACGATATCGACCTCAACCCTTACAATGACAAGCAGGCTGAGGACCGCTGTCATCGCGTGGGCCAGACCAG GACGGTGCAGGTGTTCAGATTGGTGAGCCAGGAATCCATTGAGGTCAACCTGCTGCAGATTAGCCAGAGGAAGCTGAAGTTGGAACAGGATGTGACTGCTGCTGAGGAAG GTAAACAGGGGAACTTGTCTGAGGACATGGCCTCTTTGCTGAAGACCGTTCTGGGCCTGTGA